Proteins from one uncultured Methanobrevibacter sp. genomic window:
- a CDS encoding ERCC4 domain-containing protein, with product MTGAKTMKFQIEIDHRENDERIQEAAYYYKSKGDDVKVKELLVGDYVFNNQVAFEYKTMNDFIQSVESGRVFNQAIDQSAQYSYHFVIIVASDKEKEEYLDGFDEEAYVFGWDNYDGAIARLNTFTTVKECSTEERAIRFMRQQARKCLDNKKVIKRLKQKTDNPAFNWLALVKHIGDDTAELIVENKDLYSLTDLLELDNNSLQEIKGIGSKTAGIVMRSIKGKRRE from the coding sequence ATGACTGGAGCAAAGACAATGAAATTCCAAATAGAAATAGATCATCGAGAAAACGATGAAAGAATACAAGAAGCAGCATACTATTACAAAAGCAAAGGAGACGATGTAAAAGTCAAAGAACTATTAGTAGGAGACTATGTTTTCAACAACCAAGTGGCCTTTGAGTATAAAACAATGAACGACTTCATCCAAAGCGTTGAATCCGGAAGAGTCTTTAACCAAGCGATAGACCAATCCGCTCAATATTCATATCATTTTGTGATAATTGTTGCAAGCGACAAAGAAAAAGAAGAATATCTTGATGGATTCGATGAAGAAGCATATGTATTCGGATGGGATAATTATGACGGAGCTATTGCTCGATTGAACACATTTACAACTGTTAAGGAATGTTCAACTGAAGAAAGAGCAATACGATTCATGAGACAACAAGCAAGAAAATGCTTAGACAACAAAAAAGTCATAAAAAGATTAAAACAGAAAACAGACAACCCTGCTTTCAACTGGTTAGCATTGGTTAAACACATTGGCGATGATACCGCAGAATTAATCGTTGAAAACAAAGATTTATACTCTTTAACAGATTTACTGGAGTTAGATAATAACAGTCTACAGGAAATAAAAGGGATAGGAAGTAAAACAGCAGGTATTGTTATGAGGTCCATTAAAGGAAAAAGGAGAGAATGA